In Strigops habroptila isolate Jane chromosome 14, bStrHab1.2.pri, whole genome shotgun sequence, one genomic interval encodes:
- the LOC115616485 gene encoding beta-keratin-related protein-like → MSCYSPCLPAASGPTPLANSCNEPCVLRCADSSVAIQPSPVVVTLPGPILSSFPQSTAVGSSASAAVGSSLSAASVPIASGGSLGLGGYGWAGTGRGLCGALGRSNLLC, encoded by the coding sequence ATGTCGTGCTACAGCCCGTGCCTGCCCGCTGCCTCCGGCCCAACCCCGCTTGCCAACAGCTGCAACGAGCCGTGCGTCCTCCGCTGCGCCGACTCCAGCGTTGCCATCCAGCCCTCGCCAGTGGTGGTGACACTGCCGGGCCCgatcctcagctccttcccccagaGCACAGCCGTGGGATCCAGTGCCTCGGCTGCCGTGGGCAGCTCTCTCAGCGCTGCCAGTGTGCCCATCGCTTCTGggggctccctggggctggggggctaTGGCTGGGCCGGCACGGGCCgtgggctctgtggggctctgGGACGCAGCAATCTCTTATGCTAA